One segment of Nostoc piscinale CENA21 DNA contains the following:
- a CDS encoding proton extrusion protein PcxA — protein sequence MFTKNSDLLRQKVYEYWEVVKQWFFNTPERSLAQAYDAAKKIRNIEIEHFDNQIISAASVNETPNVMSYWHNILTQNLTVIKLRLAEFQASRALLEISNPVLLDKLQFIDEVIEKYQQQTLIISKINQQSASQPLKIDSEIYQNTSNVINPTTNNRSIGFLPSSIGRTINRITTDFSPNAEADFIRNYHISQNRTRTSVRFLLLLIVIPLLTQRFSKEFLVSPIVEHVRSQKITGIFINSEMEEEAFKELKTFEEQLKFQTLLKKAPSLSPEEIKTTVKEKAIEIAQKFRSKSQEAISNVFADLISLVAFAVVVANGKKEIAAIKSFIDELIFGLSDSAKAFVIILFTDIFVGFHSPHGWEVILEGLAEHLGLAPNRSLIFLFIATFPVILDTVVKYWIFRYLSRLSPSALATYKEMNE from the coding sequence TTGTTTACAAAGAATAGTGATTTGCTGCGGCAAAAGGTATATGAATATTGGGAAGTGGTGAAACAATGGTTTTTCAATACACCAGAGCGATCGCTTGCTCAAGCTTATGATGCTGCCAAGAAAATCAGAAATATTGAAATAGAGCATTTTGACAATCAAATCATTTCTGCCGCATCTGTAAATGAGACACCAAATGTCATGTCTTATTGGCATAACATACTGACCCAAAATTTAACTGTTATTAAACTGAGACTCGCCGAATTCCAAGCCAGCCGCGCACTATTAGAAATCTCTAACCCTGTTTTATTAGATAAACTCCAGTTTATTGATGAAGTTATTGAAAAGTATCAGCAACAAACCTTAATAATTAGCAAAATAAATCAACAATCAGCATCTCAACCGCTAAAAATTGACAGTGAAATTTATCAAAATACATCTAATGTCATCAACCCTACCACCAACAATCGAAGTATAGGATTTCTCCCTAGTTCTATTGGTAGAACCATTAACCGAATTACCACAGACTTTTCTCCCAACGCCGAAGCAGATTTTATTCGGAATTACCACATTTCCCAAAATCGCACCAGAACTTCTGTGCGGTTCTTGTTACTGTTAATTGTGATTCCGTTACTAACTCAGCGGTTTTCTAAAGAATTTTTAGTGAGTCCTATAGTAGAGCATGTTAGAAGTCAAAAAATTACTGGTATTTTTATTAATTCTGAGATGGAGGAAGAAGCTTTCAAGGAGTTAAAAACCTTTGAAGAACAATTAAAATTTCAAACTCTCCTCAAGAAAGCGCCTAGTTTATCTCCAGAGGAAATCAAAACTACTGTCAAAGAAAAAGCCATTGAAATAGCTCAAAAATTCCGCAGTAAAAGTCAAGAAGCCATTAGTAATGTTTTCGCTGATTTAATTTCTTTAGTCGCCTTTGCTGTCGTAGTTGCTAATGGCAAAAAAGAAATTGCGGCGATTAAATCTTTTATAGATGAACTGATATTTGGCTTGAGTGATAGTGCTAAAGCCTTTGTGATTATTTTGTTTACTGATATATTTGTTGGTTTTCACTCCCCACACGGTTGGGAAGTCATTCTTGAAGGGTTAGCCGAACATTTGGGACTAGCACCTAATAGAAGTTTGATATTTCTCTTTATTGCCACATTTCCCGTAATTTTGGATACAGTTGTGAAATACTGGATATTCCGTTACCTCAGCCGCTTGTCACCTTCAGCACTGGCTACATATAAAGAAATGAACGAATAA
- a CDS encoding P-II family nitrogen regulator gives MEAIKKVEIVTNSLELPKVLDILEKIGVSGYTVIEDVTGKGDRGRVFNDLETHTLTNGYIMSVCTQAQEQELVTEIEPILKKFGGVCIVSDAKWIAH, from the coding sequence GTGGAAGCCATCAAGAAAGTCGAGATAGTTACAAACTCTTTAGAACTACCAAAAGTTCTAGATATTTTAGAAAAAATCGGGGTTTCTGGTTACACAGTAATTGAAGATGTCACAGGTAAAGGAGATAGAGGCAGAGTGTTTAATGATTTAGAAACTCATACGCTCACGAATGGCTATATTATGAGTGTTTGCACACAAGCACAAGAACAAGAATTAGTAACAGAAATTGAGCCGATTTTGAAAAAATTTGGAGGTGTGTGTATTGTCTCTGATGCCAAGTGGATTGCACATTAG
- a CDS encoding carbonic anhydrase, translated as MPIKRIIAGLNEFHDNYFITHRELFENLSQGQTPEVLFITCSDSRIDPFLITQSQPGDLFVIRNVGNIIPPYGSPHGAEGAGIEYAIQALNINDVVVCGHSHCGAMRGLLQIGSLAQQMPLVYDWLRQYAEPTRRLVMDNYKDYPSDKLLRIAIEQNVLTQIENLETHPIIRSRLHSGQLTLHAWIYEIETGEVFAYDANAGQFKILENRPFPVPNPLIGVYSE; from the coding sequence GTGCCAATTAAACGCATAATTGCGGGGCTGAATGAATTTCACGATAATTATTTTATTACACACCGGGAATTATTTGAAAATTTATCGCAGGGACAAACACCAGAAGTATTATTTATTACTTGTTCTGATTCTCGGATTGATCCTTTTTTAATTACCCAGAGTCAGCCGGGAGATTTATTTGTTATTCGTAATGTTGGTAATATTATTCCACCTTATGGCTCACCTCATGGTGCTGAAGGTGCAGGAATAGAGTATGCAATTCAGGCTTTAAATATCAATGATGTAGTTGTCTGTGGTCATTCTCATTGTGGAGCAATGCGAGGATTATTACAGATAGGTAGTTTGGCACAGCAAATGCCGTTGGTTTATGACTGGTTAAGGCAGTACGCTGAACCAACTCGCCGTTTGGTGATGGATAACTATAAAGATTATCCCAGTGATAAGCTTTTAAGAATTGCCATTGAACAAAATGTACTTACACAAATCGAAAACCTCGAAACCCATCCAATTATTCGTTCTCGACTGCATAGCGGTCAACTAACTCTTCATGCTTGGATTTATGAAATTGAGACTGGTGAAGTATTTGCTTATGATGCCAATGCAGGGCAATTTAAGATTTTAGAAAATCGTCCCTTCCCTGTACCAAATCCGTTGATTGGTGTATATTCAGAGTAA
- a CDS encoding COP23 domain-containing protein: MKLRLFGQGLMGIGVTSVAALSMVATIDQPSYAGGTIFKCEKRQGVPVTVAQTQDGRKVPMIQWSSQDYFPREWNSERRCYEVSRRFQKSYDNGRLKYIKTGVLRGQPVVCAAINQNAPCTDSSLLFTLKRGSNAKTTLRRLMNRRGLVAGNVLNESGGDSLNIDFDTYLNNATNDQNSDINQDINE; encoded by the coding sequence ATGAAATTGAGGTTGTTTGGCCAAGGCTTGATGGGGATTGGAGTCACTTCTGTAGCGGCGTTGAGTATGGTTGCAACTATTGATCAGCCTAGCTATGCGGGAGGGACGATTTTTAAGTGTGAAAAGCGTCAAGGTGTACCTGTCACAGTTGCTCAAACGCAAGATGGTAGGAAAGTCCCGATGATTCAATGGTCATCCCAAGATTACTTTCCTAGAGAGTGGAACTCAGAACGCCGTTGTTATGAAGTGTCTCGGAGGTTTCAAAAAAGTTATGACAATGGCAGACTTAAGTACATTAAAACAGGCGTGTTGCGTGGACAACCTGTAGTGTGTGCCGCGATAAACCAGAATGCGCCTTGCACTGATAGTTCTTTGTTATTTACTCTCAAACGTGGTAGTAATGCGAAAACAACTTTGAGAAGACTGATGAATCGTCGGGGATTAGTCGCGGGGAATGTTCTGAATGAAAGTGGGGGAGACTCATTGAACATTGATTTTGATACATATTTAAATAACGCGACAAATGACCAAAATAGCGATATTAATCAAGATATTAATGAATAA
- a CDS encoding DUF4279 domain-containing protein produces the protein MDESLEPPLRLPPGNPVGEIVWIAGGEVDECSVSLRFWSDDLVPDEVTDLLGINPTQSYKKGDIFRGKVYDRIRKVGFWVYPEMLNDDIKLYINNYTDSKKPKNVNITSSLQTNEHN, from the coding sequence ATGGATGAGTCATTGGAACCACCACTAAGATTGCCACCAGGGAACCCTGTAGGAGAGATTGTTTGGATAGCAGGAGGAGAAGTTGATGAGTGTTCGGTTTCATTGCGATTTTGGAGTGATGATTTGGTTCCAGATGAGGTGACAGACCTTCTTGGTATTAACCCTACTCAGTCATACAAGAAGGGTGATATTTTTCGAGGCAAAGTCTATGATCGAATCCGTAAAGTTGGATTCTGGGTATATCCAGAAATGTTGAATGATGATATAAAACTTTACATAAATAATTACACGGATTCTAAGAAGCCAAAAAATGTCAACATAACATCATCTCTTCAAACCAATGAACATAACTGA
- a CDS encoding S1 family peptidase gives MNGSPLTLVVCLGSISLILSASAPVVSIPTPNYIARSITVKVLSQDFLGSGILLRRRGATYTVLTNAHVLQAGDPPYRVQAPDGRIYRANLPQRLNFGKNDLAVLQFKSAGSIYAIASPGAFPASGDEVFAAGYPAVEERGKKQSLAFTTGKVSLVLAKPLEGGYQLGYTNNIKNGMSGGPLLNVRGQVVGINGMQAYPLWDQPSVFADGSKADERLHQMIIRLSWAVPITKVIQMMPKAENTTVTTVFNQAD, from the coding sequence ATGAATGGTTCTCCGTTGACACTGGTTGTCTGTCTTGGCAGTATTTCCCTAATTTTGTCGGCATCAGCACCAGTTGTCAGTATTCCTACACCAAATTACATTGCTCGGTCGATTACTGTCAAAGTTCTATCTCAAGATTTTTTGGGTTCGGGTATTTTGTTGCGGCGTAGAGGTGCAACATATACAGTACTGACCAATGCTCATGTATTACAAGCTGGTGATCCTCCCTATCGTGTACAAGCGCCAGATGGTAGGATTTATAGAGCTAATTTACCTCAACGCTTAAACTTCGGAAAAAACGATTTGGCTGTGTTGCAATTCAAAAGTGCAGGCAGTATCTATGCAATAGCATCTCCTGGTGCATTTCCCGCATCAGGAGATGAAGTATTTGCTGCGGGTTATCCGGCTGTGGAAGAACGAGGTAAAAAACAAAGTTTGGCGTTTACCACAGGCAAGGTGAGTTTAGTTCTAGCCAAACCTTTAGAGGGTGGTTATCAACTAGGCTACACCAACAATATTAAAAACGGTATGAGTGGCGGCCCTTTATTAAATGTTCGGGGTCAAGTGGTGGGAATTAATGGGATGCAAGCTTATCCATTGTGGGATCAACCATCAGTATTTGCTGATGGTTCTAAAGCCGATGAAAGATTGCATCAAATGATTATTCGCCTCAGTTGGGCTGTACCGATAACAAAGGTGATACAGATGATGCCAAAAGCCGAAAACACTACGGTTACTACTGTATTTAATCAGGCTGATTAG
- a CDS encoding S1 family peptidase translates to MKLNRGFTTAIVGVAIALTQPEVAQSLTAQDVTNLAQNITVMISGPKLGSGVIIYRKGKTYSVLTNWHVVDAPGTYTIQTRGQTQYQVQPTSITRVPEADLAILQFNSDQAYNVAIFGNSDATREGTTVYVSGAPEPLHGIENRTVLVPMGQIIGTNSQDKEGYTLIYSNTTYRGMSGGPVLDDNGRLIGIHGRGARSDGEKVGFNLGIPINIFVNSKAVRTLKLAIPISQPKDKPASANVPTIGRPSVINGSGGAAGSCPGRIC, encoded by the coding sequence ATGAAACTTAATCGTGGATTTACAACAGCAATTGTCGGGGTAGCGATCGCCTTGACGCAACCAGAAGTTGCTCAATCCTTAACTGCACAAGATGTCACTAATCTTGCTCAAAACATTACTGTCATGATTAGTGGCCCTAAACTTGGTTCTGGAGTGATTATTTACCGCAAAGGCAAAACCTACAGCGTGCTGACTAATTGGCATGTGGTTGATGCGCCAGGAACTTACACCATCCAAACAAGAGGTCAGACCCAATATCAAGTTCAACCCACGTCTATCACCCGTGTTCCAGAAGCAGATTTAGCAATTTTACAGTTTAACAGCGATCAAGCCTACAATGTGGCGATTTTTGGCAATTCCGATGCCACCAGGGAAGGCACAACAGTATATGTATCGGGCGCACCGGAACCATTACACGGCATTGAAAACCGCACTGTGTTAGTCCCAATGGGACAAATTATTGGGACTAATTCTCAAGACAAAGAAGGTTACACCTTAATTTATAGCAACACGACTTATCGCGGGATGAGTGGTGGCCCTGTGCTAGATGATAACGGCCGTTTAATTGGAATTCACGGACGCGGTGCAAGATCCGACGGGGAAAAAGTTGGGTTTAATTTAGGCATTCCCATCAACATCTTTGTTAATTCTAAAGCCGTGAGAACTTTGAAATTAGCAATACCGATTTCTCAACCAAAAGATAAACCTGCATCTGCTAATGTTCCTACCATTGGCAGACCATCAGTCATCAACGGTTCTGGCGGAGCCGCAGGTTCTTGTCCTGGTAGAATTTGCTAA